From the Acidimicrobiales bacterium genome, the window ACCGTCGGGGAACGGGAGGGTGCGGTCGAGGCTCCCGACGAGCTCGCGCATCTCGTCGAGCGAACCGACCTTGTTGAGTCGCCGGCGGATGTCGTTGCCGGTGGGGAACCCTTTGAGGTACCAGCCGGTGTGCTTGCGGAAGTCGCGGATCCCGTGGGCCTCGCCCATCCAGTCGCACAGGAGCTCGGCATGCTCGACCATGCCGTCGAGCACCTCTCCGAGTTCGGGGCGAGCGGGAACGGGACGCCCCTCGAACACTTCGGCGAGGTCTCGGAAGATCCACGGTCGACCGAGACAGCCGCGGCCGACCACCACGCCGTCGGCCCCGGTCTCGCGCATCATGCGGAGGGCGTCGTCGGCCTCCCAGATGTCGCCGTTGCCGAAGACGGGGATCGAGGTGACCGCCTCCTTCAGCTCGGCGATCCGGCGCCAGTCGGCCGTGCCGCTGTAGAGCTGGTTCGCGGTGCGGGCGTGGAGGGCCACGGCCCGGCAGCCCTCGTCCTCGGCGATGCGACCGGCATCGAGGAAGGTGATGGCGTCGTCGTCGATCCCGACCCGGAACTTGACGGTCACCGGCACATCTCCGGCCGCTTCGACGGCCGCCTTGACGATCGACCGGTAGAGCTCGCGCTTCCAGGGCAGCGCCGCCCCGCCGCCGTGGCGCGTCACCTTCTTCATCGGACAACCGAAGTTCATGTCGATGTGGTCGACGCTGCGGCCGTCGTGGCTCTGCCCGTCGACCAGTCGGCGGGCCGCTTCGCCGATCGAGTAGGGCTCGGTGCCGTAGAGCTGGATGCTGCGGGGTGATTCGTCGGGGGCGAAGGCGGCAAGCTCGAGGCTCTTGCGATGACCCTCGACGATGGCCCGTGCCGTGATCATCTGGTTGACGTAGAGGCCGGCGCCGTAGCGGCGGCACAGCGTACGGAACGGTGCGTTGGTCACCCCGGCCATCGGGGCGAGCACGACCGGTGGCCACACCGTGAGTCCGCCGATCTGGACCGCGTCGAACTCGCCCGGTCGAGCGGGCGGCTGCGTGGCGGATGCGACGGGCTCGGTCACGCCGACAGGCTACGAAGTCCAGACCTCCGACGCGTACCGGTCGATCAGCCCGAGCAGCTCGTCGGCGTCGTCGGCGGTGACACGTGGATTCATGAACAGCAGCCGGAAGCAGTTGAGGCCGTCGAGTGGATCGTGTCGGGTGCGCCGTAGGCGAGCACCGGATCGTCGGAGGCGGGCGCTGCGAGCAGCTGCTCGCCCACGCGTGCGACGAGCCGGGCGACCAGATCCGGGTCGGGGATCACTCGACTCGTCCGAAGCCGAGGAGGTCGATGCCGGCGGCGAGACCCAGTTCGTGGAGACGCCGCATCGGGAGCCCGATGACGTTGGAGACGCTTCCGTGCACGTGATCGGCGAAGAGGCCACCGGCGCCCTGGAGGCCGTAGCTCCCGGCTTTGTCATCGGCCTCGCCGGTCGCGATGTACCACTCGATGGTGGCATCGGTCAGTTCTGCCACGTCGACCTCGGACCGCTCGTGACCGCTGGTCGTGGCCCGTGTCCCGTCGGTCGCGACGGTGACCACCGCGATGCCCGTGACGACCTCGTGGCGCCTCCCGGCGAGGCGTCGCAGCATCGCCGCGGCGTCGGCCCGATCGGTCGGCTTTCCGAGGATCTCGCCGTCGAGGACGACCGACGTGTCGGCCCCGATCACCACGGTTCCCGGGCCAGCGACCGCGTGTGCCTTCTCCTGCGCGAGCCGCACGACATAGTCGATCGCGTCCTCGTCGGGTCGCGGTGTCTCATCGATGTCGGCGGCGATGATGGTGAATGCGTCGGTGAGGCGACCGAGGATCTCGCGGCGACGGGGCGAGGACGAGGCGAGGACGAGACGGGGTTCGGTCACCCAGGCAGTCTGTCACCCCGGTGGCGCCACCCACCGTGCCCGCCCGGCGCGTACCCTCTCCCCATCGACGACGACACCTGGGACGCCGAGCGCGACCCCGACGACCACCTGGTCCTCCCGTTGGAGGACGACATGCTCGAGATTCGACCGGACCCGTTCATGGTCACCTCGGGCTTTTTGCGCGCCGGGAACCAACCGAACGTGCCCCCGAACGCCGCGGTCGGGCCGCCGTGGACCTTCGACGAGGCCGATGAACGAGCCCACGAGTTCCTCACCGCCGTCGCCGGTGAGCGGACCATGCCGGAGTATCTCGACGACCCGGTCGAGCACGCCCGAGCCAACGGGCTCATGCTGTTGTTCAGTGACGAGGTGATGGCCTCCTTCGAGACCTATCTCGCCCGCATGCCCCAGCCCAGGGTGGAGGCGTGGCGCGACCTCATCGCCGGCGGCGCGAGTTCCGAGGCCTTCGGCCCGCTCACGCTCCAGGAACAGCTCGACGAACGCCAGGTGGCCGAGGCGTTGCAGAAGGGGCGCAAGCAGCGCACCGTCAACCTCGCGGTCGGCGCGGTCGTTTTGTTGCTGGTGCTCGTCGGGGTCGTGGTCGCCTGGAACACCTTCTTCGTCGAGGAGGCACGGACCGAGGGAGCCTTCCAGTTCACCGGTCAGGACGAACCCCCGGAGGTGGCCGCTAGAAGCGGCGGTCCGCCGATCGCCGTCGAAGCGCTCACCGTTGCGCTCGCCGACCCGGTGTCGGTGGCGGCCGGGTCGGGCGCCGAGGCCGACCGCATCGTTGTTGCTCCGTTCGCCGATTTCCCGTTCACGCCCGGCGAGATCCGAGCGTCGCTCTTCGAGTACGCCGGATCGGGCCATGTGGTGTTCGTCGGACCCGACGGATTCACCGACACGGCATGCCTGCGGGCCAGCGTCGTCACCAGCGATCTCCGACCGCTCGACACCGTCACCAGTGGGCCTTGTGGGCAACCGGTCGGGAGGCCGGCGACGATCGGCTGCCTCGGGCCGGGCGCGGTGCTGCTCGACCTCGAGATCCCGCCCGGCGAAGTCCCCCTGCCCGAAGGCGGGTCCGGGTTCGCCGACGCAGTACGGGTCCAGGTGATCGGCGACGACCCGGCGTACGAGGTCCTCACCCTCCGCGGCACGATCGCAGTGGGCGGCGACGATCCCGTCGTCGTTCCGCGATTCGGTGGTGAGGTCGGCGACGAGATCGAGTTCGACCTGTCCGGCGGGCGGGTCGGTACCTGCACGATCACCGGCGACCTTCCCGGCGGTTCCTGATGTGCGGTCGCTTCGCCTCGACGACGCCGCCCGATCAGCTGGCCAAGTACTTCGGGGCCGAGCTCGTTGAGGAGCGGTTCGAGGAGGGCGCCGGCAACTTCAACGTCGCTCCGACCCAGTCCGTCTTCACCGTCGTCGAGGACGATGGTGTGCGGCGCCTCGATGCGTTCCATTGGGGGTTGGTGCCGTTCTGGGCGAAGGACCCGAAGATCGGCAGTCGCATGATCAACGCCCGGGCCGAGACACTCGCCGAGAAGAACTCCTTCAAGCGCTCGTTCGCCCGGCGCCGGTGCATCATCCCGGCCGACGGCTTCTACGAGTGGAAGAAGATCGAGGGGCGCAAGACGAAACAGCCGATGTACATGAGCCGTGTCGACGGCGAGCCGTTCGCCTTCGCCGGCCTCTGGGAGGTGTGGAAGGACGCGAACCACACCGATCCCGACGGCGAGCCCCTGCGTCTCCACAGCTGCACCATCATCACGGGTGAGCCCAACGAGAAGGTCGCTGATGTCCACGACCGCATGCCGGTCATGTTGCCGCCCGACGCCTGGGACACCTGGCTCGACCGCGACAACCACGACATCGAATCGCTCCAGGCGCTGCTGGTCCCGGCTCCCTCACACCTCATCCGCCTCCATCCGGTGTCGACCGCTGTCAACAACGTCCGCAACAACGGACCGGAACTGATCGAGGAAGCCGATCCGATCAGCGAGAGCTGAGCGCCGCCGAGAGGGCCGCTTGGAGCGCGTCGAGATCGTCCTGGTCGGGATTCGTGTCGGCTTGGCCGAAGTCGAGTGCCGCCATGGAGTTCATGGGGACGACGTGGACGTGCACGTGGGGCACCTCGAAGCCGGCGATCATCAGGCCGATGCGCGCGGGGGAGAGGAGCTCCTTCTGGGCGTTGCCGATCGCGTGGGCGACGGTCATCAGGTGCGCGACGGTGTCGGCAGGAAGGTCGGTCCACTGGTCGACCTCCTGGCGCGGGACGACCAACGCATGGCCACGGGCGAGCGGGCGGATGTCGAGGAACGAGACACAGACCTCGTCGGTCCAGAGGAATCGACCCGGGATTAGGCCATCGATGATGCGGGTATAGATGGAAGCCACGCCGGGATCGTAGGCTGCGAGAGGTGAGCATGGACGACCAGTCGACCAGGACGAGGCAGCTCGGGGTCTTCGAGGACCGCATTCTCACCGTCCCCAACCTGATCTCACTGGTACGACTCGGCTGCATCCCGGTGTTCCTCTGGCTGCTGTTCGAACAGGACGACCGCTTCTCGGCCGCGATCCTCTGGGGGATCGTCGGCGCCACCGATTGGGTCGACGGGTGGTGGGCCCGCCGTTTCGACGTCGTCAGCGAATTCGGCAAGCTGATCGACCCCGTGACCGACCGAGCGGTACTGATCGTCGGCATCCTCGCGGTGGGGATCGACGGCTCCGTGCCGTGGTGGCTCGTGATCCTCACCCTGGCCCGCGAAGTGCTCGTGGCGCTCGCCGGTCTGGCTCTCGGCGCCCTCGGTGCGCGACGCATCGACGTGACGTGGTGGGGCAAGTGCGCGACGTTCGGGCTCTATTTCGCCTTCCCGTTCCTACTCGCCGGGGCTTCCGACATCGCCATCGCCGACTGGTTCCGATGGGCCGGCTGGGTGTGTGCGGTGCCGTCTCTGATCTATTCCTATCTGTCTGCCGCGCAATACATCCCGCTCGGAATCGAGGCGCTGCGTCAGGGCCGCCTCGATCGAGCGGACCGCGCCGGAGTCGACGAATGAGGAAGCGAGGATCGAGACCGTGAAAGCAGTGATCATGGCCGGAGGTGAGGGGACGCGTCTCCGTCCGCTGACCTCGAATGTCCCGAAACCGATGATGCCCCTGGCCAACCGGCCGATGATGGAGCACATTCTCGACCTCCTGAAGCGTCACGGCTTCGACGAGG encodes:
- the dusB gene encoding tRNA dihydrouridine synthase DusB codes for the protein MTEPVASATQPPARPGEFDAVQIGGLTVWPPVVLAPMAGVTNAPFRTLCRRYGAGLYVNQMITARAIVEGHRKSLELAAFAPDESPRSIQLYGTEPYSIGEAARRLVDGQSHDGRSVDHIDMNFGCPMKKVTRHGGGAALPWKRELYRSIVKAAVEAAGDVPVTVKFRVGIDDDAITFLDAGRIAEDEGCRAVALHARTANQLYSGTADWRRIAELKEAVTSIPVFGNGDIWEADDALRMMRETGADGVVVGRGCLGRPWIFRDLAEVFEGRPVPARPELGEVLDGMVEHAELLCDWMGEAHGIRDFRKHTGWYLKGFPTGNDIRRRLNKVGSLDEMRELVGSLDRTLPFPDGGMRMVRGHHGAPKDVHLPEGWLDDRDGAVALPKGAEQLVSGG
- a CDS encoding Maf family protein, whose protein sequence is MTEPRLVLASSSPRRREILGRLTDAFTIIAADIDETPRPDEDAIDYVVRLAQEKAHAVAGPGTVVIGADTSVVLDGEILGKPTDRADAAAMLRRLAGRRHEVVTGIAVVTVATDGTRATTSGHERSEVDVAELTDATIEWYIATGEADDKAGSYGLQGAGGLFADHVHGSVSNVIGLPMRRLHELGLAAGIDLLGFGRVE
- a CDS encoding SOS response-associated peptidase, which translates into the protein MCGRFASTTPPDQLAKYFGAELVEERFEEGAGNFNVAPTQSVFTVVEDDGVRRLDAFHWGLVPFWAKDPKIGSRMINARAETLAEKNSFKRSFARRRCIIPADGFYEWKKIEGRKTKQPMYMSRVDGEPFAFAGLWEVWKDANHTDPDGEPLRLHSCTIITGEPNEKVADVHDRMPVMLPPDAWDTWLDRDNHDIESLQALLVPAPSHLIRLHPVSTAVNNVRNNGPELIEEADPISES
- a CDS encoding HIT family protein codes for the protein MASIYTRIIDGLIPGRFLWTDEVCVSFLDIRPLARGHALVVPRQEVDQWTDLPADTVAHLMTVAHAIGNAQKELLSPARIGLMIAGFEVPHVHVHVVPMNSMAALDFGQADTNPDQDDLDALQAALSAALSSR
- a CDS encoding CDP-alcohol phosphatidyltransferase family protein → MDDQSTRTRQLGVFEDRILTVPNLISLVRLGCIPVFLWLLFEQDDRFSAAILWGIVGATDWVDGWWARRFDVVSEFGKLIDPVTDRAVLIVGILAVGIDGSVPWWLVILTLAREVLVALAGLALGALGARRIDVTWWGKCATFGLYFAFPFLLAGASDIAIADWFRWAGWVCAVPSLIYSYLSAAQYIPLGIEALRQGRLDRADRAGVDE